In Sphingobacterium sp. lm-10, one DNA window encodes the following:
- a CDS encoding bifunctional alpha,alpha-trehalose-phosphate synthase (UDP-forming)/trehalose-phosphatase → MNPKNNNKVIIVSNRLPVKIERKEDGLVISPSEGGLATGLGSIYNEGNNIWVGWPGIIPQDEAETAFITEELRRLNLVPVFLTEEEILGYYEGFSNEVLWPICHYSPSYAVYDTDNWNTYVQVNEKFGQIVREYIDSEDTVWIHDYQLMLLPNVLRRQYEKLSIGYFQHIPFPPDEVFRSIPWRNELLLGILGADLIAFHTFNDTQHFLDACTHILNIPIRNNYLQIRGRSAYVEVYPMGIDFDKFNTLSKEPAVKERALEIKSYFKQRKIILSIDRLDYSKGIIQRIVAFEELLKNHPELRDQVVLYMLVVPSRDKVKQYKRLRDEIDRRVGNINSVYGSTDWTPIAYFYNSYPVEELSSLYVAADVCLITSIRDGMNLVSKEYIASKEETSGVLVLSELAGASKELIDAVHVNPNSVDQISHALHFALHMSEEEKLNRMNANFALVKKFNIHHWVEIFFARMKEIKIQQRKEFARKIQPENNDAIAAKFQSTTKRIFFLDYDGTLIGFHNEADKATPTDEVYELLDTLQSDPNNTVVIISGRPHQTLDKWFGNRGYTLVGEHGVWKKLPGEAWRSKSNLSDRWKPSVKRIMNKIANRTAGSSVEEKEYSMAWHYRKVQSGLGRLRAQELMDSLRYLIPHHGLQLLYGDKVIEVKNSEVNKGKAASGIVEKLQPDFIFAMGDDATDEDMFHELPAETVSVKVGSKKSAAKYYVDSQQDAIQLLHSIAGLIQQNQPK, encoded by the coding sequence ATGAATCCGAAAAACAATAATAAAGTAATCATTGTCTCGAATCGACTACCCGTAAAGATTGAAAGAAAAGAAGATGGATTAGTAATTAGCCCAAGTGAAGGCGGGTTAGCAACCGGTCTGGGATCCATCTACAATGAAGGAAATAATATATGGGTTGGTTGGCCAGGCATCATCCCACAAGATGAAGCGGAAACGGCTTTCATCACAGAAGAATTACGCCGGCTCAACCTCGTTCCGGTTTTCCTGACCGAAGAAGAAATATTAGGTTATTACGAAGGTTTCTCTAATGAAGTGCTGTGGCCTATCTGCCACTATAGTCCAAGTTATGCGGTATACGACACGGACAACTGGAATACCTACGTGCAGGTCAATGAAAAATTTGGACAGATTGTTCGGGAATACATTGATAGTGAGGATACCGTTTGGATCCACGACTATCAACTCATGCTACTTCCCAATGTACTGCGCAGACAGTACGAGAAGTTATCCATTGGGTATTTTCAGCACATCCCATTCCCACCAGATGAAGTGTTTAGAAGTATTCCCTGGCGGAATGAATTGCTACTCGGTATACTTGGAGCAGATCTGATCGCTTTCCATACCTTCAACGACACCCAACATTTCTTAGATGCCTGTACACATATACTGAACATTCCGATCCGCAACAACTACTTGCAGATCCGCGGACGCAGTGCCTATGTGGAGGTATATCCCATGGGAATCGATTTCGACAAGTTTAATACTTTGTCGAAGGAACCGGCGGTGAAGGAAAGAGCATTGGAGATCAAATCCTACTTTAAACAACGCAAAATCATTCTGTCGATCGATCGGCTAGACTACAGTAAAGGTATCATACAACGTATTGTGGCGTTCGAGGAGCTACTGAAAAATCATCCAGAATTGCGTGATCAGGTGGTATTGTATATGCTAGTAGTGCCATCACGTGACAAGGTGAAGCAGTACAAACGCCTGCGCGATGAAATCGATCGCAGAGTGGGCAATATCAATTCAGTGTATGGATCTACCGACTGGACGCCGATTGCTTACTTCTATAACTCCTACCCTGTCGAAGAACTATCTTCCTTGTATGTGGCGGCAGATGTATGCTTGATCACCTCCATCCGCGACGGTATGAACCTCGTGAGTAAAGAATACATTGCTAGCAAAGAAGAAACTTCGGGTGTATTGGTACTCAGCGAATTGGCAGGTGCCTCAAAAGAATTAATTGACGCAGTGCATGTAAACCCGAACTCTGTGGATCAGATCAGCCACGCATTACATTTTGCGCTGCACATGTCGGAAGAAGAAAAACTCAACCGGATGAACGCCAACTTTGCTTTGGTCAAGAAGTTTAACATTCACCATTGGGTGGAGATTTTCTTCGCCCGAATGAAGGAGATCAAAATTCAGCAACGGAAGGAGTTTGCCCGCAAAATCCAGCCAGAAAATAACGATGCCATTGCGGCCAAATTCCAAAGCACAACGAAAAGAATCTTCTTCCTTGATTATGATGGCACATTAATTGGCTTCCACAATGAAGCGGATAAAGCTACACCTACGGACGAAGTGTACGAACTGTTGGACACCTTACAATCTGACCCGAATAATACCGTCGTGATTATTAGTGGTCGACCGCATCAAACGCTGGATAAGTGGTTTGGCAATCGCGGTTACACCTTAGTAGGTGAGCACGGCGTGTGGAAAAAATTACCGGGTGAAGCCTGGAGGAGTAAATCCAACTTATCGGATCGCTGGAAACCATCGGTAAAGCGTATCATGAATAAAATTGCCAACCGCACCGCTGGATCTTCTGTTGAAGAGAAAGAATACTCTATGGCTTGGCATTACCGCAAAGTGCAGTCGGGACTGGGCAGGCTGCGGGCGCAAGAGCTGATGGATAGCCTGCGATACCTTATACCGCATCATGGCTTGCAACTTTTGTATGGAGATAAGGTCATCGAAGTGAAGAACTCCGAGGTCAATAAAGGTAAGGCAGCCAGCGGCATTGTTGAAAAACTGCAACCTGATTTTATCTTTGCTATGGGCGACGATGCCACTGATGAGGATATGTTTCATGAATTGCCTGCAGAGACCGTTTCGGTAAAAGTGGGCAGTAAAAAATCTGCTGCAAAATATTATGTAGATAGCCAGCAGGATGCAATACAATTATTGCATTCTATTGCAGGACTAATTCAGCAAAATCAACCCAAATAA
- a CDS encoding glycoside hydrolase family 15 protein encodes MSQKHRYESGIIGNCSYIAHVGKDTNVNWLCWPSFEDSFIFGSLLDAEKGGEFSIRPTGEILQSRQYYVDNTNVLCTEITSEDGSYRITDFAPRFEQYERYYKPLMLIRKVEPLSGHPKIRVNCEPTYDYGKQTFKKDRGSNHVQYHSADTHMRLATNMPISHFFENEVPFLLNQTVYLILTYGSAFEAPIERTAEEFQTRTQHYWQKWIKKASIPTFYQKEVIRSALVLKLHQYEDTGAIIAASTTSLPEHPGSGRNWDYRYCWLRDSYYVLTALSHIGQFEEMEKYASYIANITHTDLDRLQPLYGIFGQHKLTESTLDYLDGYLGEQPVRIGNQAHEHIQNDVYGQALIALLPLLTDSRYNHELKINVREWTSFILKKIGATIDELDAGIWEFRNFEQRHCYSNLFQWAGSTAALKIARMYGLDDIAEEAQRLKKRASEHIEGCFDPEAQVYTNAIDSENLDASTLQLIMMNYLDPSSEKARKHLESLEKELKAENGLFYRYLHKDDFGKPKSTFLVCAFWYVEALACVGRIDEAKDIFEKLMQYSNHLMLFSEDVSENDGSQWGNFPQAYSHVGLVNAAYRIAVKLDQPTFFEKE; translated from the coding sequence ATGTCGCAAAAACATCGTTACGAAAGCGGTATCATAGGTAACTGCTCCTATATTGCCCATGTGGGCAAAGACACCAACGTCAATTGGTTATGTTGGCCATCTTTTGAAGACTCCTTTATATTCGGCTCGTTATTGGACGCAGAGAAAGGTGGAGAATTTTCCATCCGACCAACGGGAGAAATCCTGCAAAGCAGACAATATTATGTAGACAATACCAACGTATTGTGTACGGAGATCACGAGTGAAGATGGATCTTATCGAATTACCGATTTTGCACCAAGGTTTGAGCAGTACGAGCGCTATTATAAGCCCCTGATGCTCATACGCAAGGTAGAACCATTATCCGGTCATCCAAAAATTAGGGTTAACTGTGAACCAACATACGATTACGGAAAACAGACTTTCAAAAAAGACCGTGGCAGTAATCATGTGCAATACCACTCGGCAGATACGCACATGCGCTTGGCGACTAATATGCCAATCAGTCATTTCTTCGAAAATGAAGTGCCTTTTCTTTTAAACCAAACGGTGTACTTAATTTTGACTTATGGAAGTGCATTTGAAGCGCCAATAGAACGTACCGCAGAAGAGTTTCAAACTAGAACACAGCATTATTGGCAAAAATGGATTAAGAAAGCCTCCATCCCAACTTTTTATCAAAAGGAAGTCATTCGCTCCGCGCTAGTGCTCAAGTTACATCAATACGAAGATACAGGTGCGATTATCGCTGCAAGCACCACCAGCTTGCCAGAACATCCGGGATCAGGAAGAAATTGGGATTACCGCTACTGCTGGCTTCGTGATAGCTACTACGTACTGACGGCACTCAGTCACATCGGTCAGTTTGAAGAAATGGAGAAATATGCATCGTACATTGCCAATATTACGCATACTGATCTGGATCGTCTACAGCCACTTTATGGCATTTTCGGGCAACATAAATTGACCGAAAGCACATTGGATTATCTAGATGGATATCTTGGTGAACAACCGGTGCGGATTGGCAATCAAGCACACGAACATATCCAAAATGACGTATATGGACAGGCACTCATCGCTTTGCTGCCTTTGCTGACAGACAGCCGCTATAATCACGAATTGAAGATCAATGTCCGGGAATGGACTTCCTTTATCTTGAAGAAAATCGGAGCCACAATTGATGAATTGGATGCCGGAATCTGGGAATTCAGGAATTTTGAACAACGCCATTGCTATTCCAACCTATTCCAATGGGCCGGAAGTACCGCGGCGTTAAAGATCGCGCGTATGTATGGTCTGGATGATATCGCGGAAGAAGCACAACGTCTTAAAAAACGTGCATCCGAACACATAGAGGGATGTTTTGATCCAGAGGCTCAGGTTTATACCAACGCGATTGACAGCGAAAATCTGGATGCAAGTACCTTGCAGCTTATCATGATGAACTACCTGGATCCATCCAGCGAAAAGGCGCGCAAGCACTTGGAAAGTTTGGAAAAAGAATTGAAGGCGGAAAATGGTTTATTCTATCGCTATCTGCACAAGGATGATTTCGGCAAGCCAAAGTCAACTTTCCTAGTTTGTGCTTTCTGGTATGTGGAGGCGCTAGCCTGCGTCGGACGCATTGATGAGGCGAAAGATATTTTTGAAAAGCTAATGCAGTATAGCAATCACTTAATGTTATTTAGTGAGGATGTAAGCGAAAATGATGGTAGCCAATGGGGCAACTTCCCACAGGCTTATAGTCATGTGGGCTTGGTCAATGCGGCGTATCGCATTGCCGTAAAGCTGGATCAGCCCACATTTTTTGAAAAAGAATAA
- the carA gene encoding glutamine-hydrolyzing carbamoyl-phosphate synthase small subunit, giving the protein MTNYSKLPAVLVLEDGTAFHGKAAGKIGTTTGEICFNTGTTGYQEIFTDPSYYAQIMVTTNAHIGNYGVDEEDTESKKIQIAGLVCKNYNVNYSRKMADGSIQNYFEEENLVGISDIDTRSLVRYIRDKGAMNAIISSENLDVDSLVKQLAEVPSMAGLELSSHVTTQEPYYFGDEDASTRIAVLDLGIKKNILRNFDARQVYAKVFPAKTSFQEMEAWGADGYFISNGPGDPAAMDYAIHTVKEILAADKPMFGICLGHQILALANDIRTEKMHNGHRGINHPVKNIIADKCEITSQNHGFGVIREDIENSDAVEVTHINLNDNSIEGIRVKGKKAFSVQYHPESSPGPHDSRYLFDDFIAMVKG; this is encoded by the coding sequence ATGACCAACTACAGCAAATTACCCGCGGTATTAGTACTCGAAGATGGCACAGCTTTTCACGGAAAGGCAGCAGGAAAAATCGGCACTACAACTGGCGAAATCTGTTTTAACACGGGTACCACTGGATACCAGGAGATTTTTACAGACCCTTCTTACTATGCGCAAATCATGGTAACGACAAATGCCCACATTGGTAATTATGGGGTAGATGAGGAAGATACCGAATCTAAAAAAATCCAGATTGCTGGCTTGGTATGTAAAAACTACAATGTAAACTACAGTCGCAAGATGGCGGATGGTTCCATCCAAAACTATTTTGAAGAGGAGAATCTAGTCGGCATTTCTGATATCGACACACGTTCTCTAGTGCGTTACATCCGAGACAAAGGTGCGATGAATGCGATTATCTCTTCTGAAAACCTAGACGTAGATTCTTTAGTAAAACAACTTGCTGAAGTACCTTCCATGGCCGGCCTGGAGTTATCCTCCCATGTAACTACCCAAGAGCCCTATTATTTTGGCGATGAAGATGCTTCGACGCGTATCGCAGTACTAGACCTTGGAATCAAGAAAAATATATTACGCAATTTTGATGCACGCCAGGTATATGCAAAAGTTTTTCCAGCTAAGACTTCTTTCCAAGAAATGGAAGCTTGGGGAGCGGATGGCTATTTTATCTCTAATGGTCCTGGAGATCCTGCAGCGATGGACTACGCCATCCATACGGTAAAAGAAATTTTGGCGGCGGATAAGCCGATGTTTGGAATCTGTTTAGGTCATCAGATTTTAGCCTTAGCAAATGATATCCGTACTGAAAAAATGCACAATGGACACAGAGGTATCAACCACCCGGTAAAGAATATTATTGCGGATAAATGTGAGATTACGTCTCAAAATCATGGGTTTGGTGTGATCCGTGAAGATATTGAAAACTCGGATGCGGTAGAGGTAACACACATCAATCTCAATGATAATTCGATCGAAGGAATCCGCGTGAAAGGTAAGAAGGCATTCTCGGTGCAATATCACCCGGAATCTTCTCCCGGCCCACACGATTCTCGTTATCTTTTTGATGACTTCATCGCGATGGTGAAAGGGTAA